A DNA window from Streptomyces canus contains the following coding sequences:
- a CDS encoding VOC family protein: MTVLDSPIPRFHLAVPVDDLAAARRFYGDVLGLEQGRSADTWVDWNLHGHQFVTHLAPGRAQRIHNPVDGHDVPVPHFGLVLTVPAFQQLAERLRAAGTEFVIEPYVRFAGQKGEQWTMFLLDPAGNALEFKAFADDAQVFAA, encoded by the coding sequence ATGACCGTTCTCGACTCCCCGATCCCCCGCTTCCACCTGGCCGTGCCGGTCGACGACCTGGCTGCCGCGCGCCGCTTCTACGGCGACGTCCTGGGCCTGGAGCAGGGCCGCAGCGCGGACACGTGGGTGGACTGGAATCTGCACGGCCACCAGTTCGTCACGCACCTCGCACCGGGGCGCGCGCAGCGCATACACAACCCGGTCGACGGCCACGACGTACCCGTGCCGCACTTCGGTCTGGTCCTGACGGTCCCGGCCTTCCAGCAGCTTGCCGAGCGACTGCGGGCGGCGGGCACCGAGTTCGTCATCGAGCCCTACGTGCGCTTCGCAGGCCAGAAGGGCGAGCAGTGGACGATGTTCCTCCTCGACCCGGCCGGCAACGCACTGGAGTTCAAGGCGTTCGCCGACGACGCCCAGGTGTTCGCCGCCTGA
- a CDS encoding GntR family transcriptional regulator produces the protein MSDQGKVAPARRRGLADEAADRIREAIFNGAYAPGEQLREVELSGEMDVSRGPVREALRLLEREGLVHCAWHRGTTVTTLSTEDVAELDSLRGALEDLAVRQVIAHASDEDLASIAKTADMMERAGDAHEMVRLDIAFHDAVFAAAGHQRLADAWDGIRCQVHLFLLTRIGRSTAGYLDCIPREHHGLVTALRARDTNTALDLFAAHRRHAVDVVAGTTA, from the coding sequence ATGAGTGATCAGGGCAAGGTGGCCCCGGCTCGCCGCCGGGGTCTGGCCGACGAGGCTGCGGACCGTATCCGCGAGGCCATCTTCAACGGGGCCTACGCCCCGGGCGAGCAGCTGCGCGAGGTGGAGCTGTCCGGCGAGATGGATGTCAGCCGCGGCCCGGTGCGCGAGGCGCTGCGACTGCTGGAGCGCGAGGGCCTGGTGCACTGTGCGTGGCACCGGGGCACGACGGTGACGACGCTGTCCACCGAGGACGTGGCTGAGCTCGACAGCCTGCGCGGTGCGCTGGAGGACCTCGCCGTACGGCAGGTGATCGCCCACGCCTCGGACGAGGACCTCGCGTCCATCGCGAAGACGGCCGACATGATGGAGCGGGCCGGCGATGCGCACGAGATGGTGCGCCTGGACATCGCCTTCCACGACGCGGTGTTCGCCGCCGCAGGGCACCAGCGCCTCGCCGACGCCTGGGACGGCATACGCTGCCAGGTCCACCTGTTCCTGCTGACCCGGATCGGCCGCAGCACCGCCGGCTACCTCGACTGCATCCCGCGCGAGCACCACGGACTCGTCACCGCACTGCGCGCCCGGGACACCAATACCGCCCTCGACCTCTTCGCAGCACACCGGCGCCACGCCGTCGACGTGGTCGCCGGAACCACTGCCTGA
- a CDS encoding TSCPD domain-containing protein, whose protein sequence is MKSTTRSFTVGEGKGYLTVARNEDGAPAEVLIRMAKQGSTLAGMMDAFSTTITQGLRHGVPLKTFVADYVGLRFEPAGLTNDPEVKQASSVMDYVGRRLALDYLPYDVRVELNVLTTEERATKEAIDGVGDAVWTDLVGLSMSAPVVARPRRS, encoded by the coding sequence ATGAAGTCGACGACCCGATCGTTCACCGTCGGCGAGGGCAAGGGGTACCTGACCGTAGCCCGCAATGAGGACGGGGCCCCCGCCGAAGTGCTGATCCGCATGGCCAAGCAGGGCTCCACCCTCGCGGGAATGATGGATGCCTTCTCCACGACCATCACCCAGGGCCTTCGGCATGGAGTCCCGCTCAAGACTTTTGTCGCCGACTACGTCGGCCTGCGCTTCGAACCCGCAGGCCTCACCAACGACCCAGAGGTGAAACAGGCCAGCTCCGTCATGGACTACGTCGGCCGGCGCCTGGCCCTCGACTATCTGCCATACGACGTCCGGGTGGAACTCAACGTCCTCACCACCGAGGAGCGAGCCACCAAGGAAGCCATCGATGGAGTCGGGGACGCCGTATGGACCGACCTGGTCGGCCTGTCCATGTCCGCCCCCGTCGTAGCCCGACCACGCCGTAGCTGA
- a CDS encoding alpha/beta hydrolase, which translates to MRFALDALFADVPAEQVDEAREFYKSRAAGRGPSTLGELKEARATRPAPRVADPPAIEETIEAAEARVPVRIFTPIDGPPRGVYLDIHGGGFYMDSAARGDERNRELADALQLAVVSVDYRLAPEHPWPAAPNDCEAAALWLVEEANARFGTSRLAIGGNSAGATLALVTLLRLRDRGAVDRFTGAALRFGTYDLSAQTPAGRRIADEYFIQAYASHVEDRTVPDISPIYGVLDGLPPTLLIVGSADVLLEDNLALAGRLSAAGNDVELRVYPESPHGFTNHPTTMASTALSGINSWLRDRLTQS; encoded by the coding sequence GTGCGATTCGCGCTGGACGCACTGTTCGCTGATGTGCCCGCGGAGCAGGTCGATGAAGCTCGGGAGTTCTACAAGTCGAGGGCGGCCGGCCGTGGTCCCAGCACGCTGGGCGAGCTCAAGGAGGCACGAGCGACGAGGCCTGCTCCTCGTGTCGCCGATCCGCCTGCCATCGAGGAGACGATCGAAGCCGCGGAAGCGCGCGTCCCGGTCAGGATTTTCACGCCTATCGACGGTCCGCCGCGGGGCGTCTACCTGGATATACACGGCGGCGGCTTCTACATGGACTCCGCAGCGCGAGGAGACGAACGCAACCGAGAGCTCGCAGACGCCCTGCAGCTCGCTGTTGTCAGCGTCGACTATCGGCTGGCACCTGAACACCCCTGGCCAGCGGCACCCAACGACTGTGAAGCAGCGGCCCTTTGGCTCGTCGAAGAAGCCAATGCCCGCTTCGGAACGTCCCGTCTTGCGATCGGCGGGAACTCCGCGGGAGCCACACTCGCCCTGGTGACCCTGCTCAGGCTGAGAGACAGAGGTGCCGTTGACCGATTCACCGGCGCTGCACTCCGATTCGGCACCTACGACCTGAGCGCACAAACCCCGGCCGGGCGCCGCATCGCGGATGAATACTTCATCCAGGCGTACGCCAGCCATGTGGAAGACCGCACTGTTCCCGACATCTCTCCCATCTACGGCGTCCTTGACGGGCTTCCCCCAACGCTTCTGATCGTCGGAAGCGCAGACGTGCTGCTGGAGGACAACCTGGCGCTGGCAGGTCGGTTGTCGGCGGCCGGCAATGACGTCGAGCTGCGGGTCTACCCCGAGTCACCCCACGGCTTCACCAACCACCCCACGACAATGGCCAGCACGGCGCTCAGCGGCATCAACTCCTGGCTGCGCGACCGGCTTACGCAATCGTAG
- a CDS encoding IS256 family transposase: protein MLPVANPAGSTTDGSLLDEIVRKGARRMPAAALEAEVNSYIAELSHEKDEMGRRLVVRNGYHQPRKVTTATGVIEVKAPRVNDKRVDEPTGERKRFSSAILPLWCRKSPKIAGVLPLLYLHGLSSGDFVHAMEPFLGSSAGLSPATGTRLTAQWQADHAAFQESDLSATDYVYVWVDGIHLRIRLDEAKAAVLVIIGIRADGTKELVTMADCYRESAASWAALLRDCARRGMRAPVLAVGDGALGFWKALREVFPDTREQRCWVHKTANVLDAMPKSAQPAAQRAIQDIYNAEDREHAEQAIKTFTKLYGAKFPKAVKKITDDHDVLLEFSGFPAEHWIHLRTTHPIESPFATVRLRTKVTRGAGSRTAALAMVFKLVESAQSRRRAVNGAHLVPLVRAGARFERGQLVERPEMVAA, encoded by the coding sequence GTGCTCCCCGTAGCCAATCCCGCCGGCTCCACAACAGACGGCTCCCTGCTGGACGAGATCGTCCGCAAGGGCGCGAGGCGGATGCCGGCCGCGGCACTGGAGGCCGAAGTCAACTCCTACATCGCCGAGCTGTCCCACGAGAAGGACGAGATGGGGCGGCGCCTGGTGGTCCGCAACGGCTACCACCAGCCCCGGAAGGTCACCACCGCCACCGGCGTGATCGAGGTCAAGGCCCCGCGGGTGAACGACAAGCGGGTCGACGAGCCCACCGGCGAGCGCAAGCGGTTCTCCTCGGCGATCCTGCCGCTCTGGTGCCGCAAGTCCCCGAAGATTGCCGGGGTCCTGCCACTGCTCTACCTGCACGGCTTGTCCTCGGGCGACTTCGTGCACGCGATGGAACCGTTTCTTGGCAGCTCCGCCGGGCTGTCCCCGGCCACGGGGACCCGGCTGACCGCGCAGTGGCAGGCCGACCACGCCGCGTTCCAGGAGAGCGACCTGTCCGCCACCGACTACGTCTACGTGTGGGTGGACGGCATACACCTGCGCATCCGCCTGGACGAGGCCAAGGCCGCCGTCCTCGTCATCATCGGAATCCGCGCGGACGGCACCAAGGAGCTGGTCACCATGGCCGACTGCTACCGGGAATCCGCGGCGTCCTGGGCCGCGCTGCTGCGGGACTGCGCGCGCCGGGGCATGCGCGCCCCTGTGCTCGCGGTCGGCGACGGCGCGCTCGGGTTCTGGAAGGCCCTGCGCGAGGTCTTCCCCGACACCCGCGAGCAGAGGTGCTGGGTTCACAAAACGGCCAACGTCCTGGACGCCATGCCGAAGTCGGCCCAGCCGGCGGCCCAAAGGGCGATCCAGGACATCTACAACGCCGAGGACCGCGAGCACGCCGAGCAGGCGATCAAGACCTTCACCAAGCTCTACGGCGCGAAGTTCCCCAAGGCCGTCAAGAAGATCACCGACGACCACGACGTGCTGCTGGAGTTCTCCGGCTTCCCGGCCGAGCACTGGATCCACCTGCGGACCACCCACCCCATCGAGTCGCCCTTCGCCACCGTGAGGCTCCGCACCAAGGTCACCCGGGGCGCCGGATCCCGCACCGCCGCGCTCGCGATGGTGTTCAAGCTCGTCGAGTCGGCCCAGTCACGCCGGCGGGCCGTCAACGGCGCCCACCTCGTCCCGCTCGTCCGCGCCGGAGCCCGCTTCGAGCGCGGCCAACTCGTCGAGCGCCCTGAGATGGTGGCCGCGTGA
- a CDS encoding VOC family protein, whose amino-acid sequence MNRPTHGTLHHVEIWVPDLDRALVSLGWLLKTLGYTVSQSWDTGRSWLLGPTYVVLEQSPALTADRHDRRRPGLNHLAFHVEDAAAVEKLVIEAAQHGWSLMFPVLHPHAGGDQHYAAYLENDDGFEIELVAINSPE is encoded by the coding sequence GTGAACCGGCCGACGCACGGGACACTCCACCACGTCGAGATCTGGGTGCCCGACCTCGATCGAGCCCTTGTCTCGCTGGGCTGGCTGCTGAAGACGCTGGGCTACACCGTCTCCCAGAGCTGGGACACCGGCCGGAGCTGGCTGCTCGGGCCGACCTACGTCGTTCTCGAGCAGTCCCCGGCCCTCACCGCCGACCGGCACGACCGCCGCCGACCCGGGCTCAACCACTTGGCCTTCCACGTCGAGGACGCCGCCGCCGTCGAGAAGCTGGTCATCGAGGCGGCCCAGCACGGGTGGAGCCTGATGTTTCCCGTGCTCCACCCGCACGCCGGCGGCGACCAGCACTACGCGGCCTACCTGGAGAACGACGACGGCTTCGAGATCGAGCTCGTCGCGATCAACTCACCCGAGTGA
- a CDS encoding GNAT family N-acetyltransferase, which yields MLIDHWPLVGLHLSTPRLELRLPSEDELAELGELAAEGIHEPDRMPFLVPWTDLPPADRARSVVQHHWLRRGNWAPENWALNLVVFENGRVVGLQTVAARDFAVLRQVSTASWLGARFQRQGIGTEMRAAVLHLAFAGLNALEAMSGAFEDNASSFTVSMKHGYELDGVERHVVRGQPAIMRRLRLTRTRWEMHQHVRVSIVGLSPCLPMFGLSDDSRADLQEAAS from the coding sequence ATGCTGATTGACCACTGGCCCCTGGTGGGACTGCATCTGAGTACCCCGCGCCTGGAGCTGCGATTGCCCAGCGAGGATGAGCTTGCCGAGTTGGGCGAGCTTGCGGCAGAAGGCATCCACGAGCCGGACCGCATGCCCTTCCTCGTGCCGTGGACCGACCTGCCTCCAGCGGACCGGGCGCGCTCGGTGGTGCAGCACCACTGGTTGCGCAGGGGGAACTGGGCACCGGAGAACTGGGCCCTGAATCTCGTTGTCTTTGAAAACGGCCGGGTCGTCGGCCTGCAGACGGTCGCTGCCCGGGACTTTGCCGTGCTGCGGCAGGTAAGTACTGCCTCCTGGCTCGGGGCACGGTTTCAGCGGCAAGGGATCGGTACCGAGATGCGTGCCGCAGTGCTGCACCTGGCCTTCGCCGGCCTGAACGCACTCGAGGCGATGTCGGGCGCCTTCGAGGACAACGCGTCCTCGTTCACCGTGTCCATGAAACACGGTTACGAACTCGACGGTGTCGAGCGGCATGTGGTGCGTGGCCAGCCTGCAATTATGCGGCGGTTGAGGCTGACGCGAACCCGCTGGGAGATGCACCAGCATGTCCGGGTCTCGATCGTCGGGCTGTCGCCCTGTCTGCCGATGTTCGGCCTTTCGGACGACAGCCGCGCGGACCTCCAGGAGGCGGCTTCGTAA
- a CDS encoding RNA polymerase sigma factor — protein sequence MRDARDFDDFYSGHVRRLTSQMYAMTGSIPEAEDLVQEAFARAWQNWEKVSGYADPEAWVRSVACRIRVSVWRKAVNRITAHRRHGVPDKVPAVSPDYVAIVAALRRIPYEQRRAIVLHHLVGLSVEETARETEVAPGTVKARLSRGRQSMALHLSDIAGDSPGGAARPPGLRPAISAPGIVPAVATDVLGPADQEVHHHD from the coding sequence ATGCGCGATGCACGCGACTTCGACGATTTCTACTCCGGCCATGTGCGTCGGCTGACCAGCCAGATGTACGCGATGACCGGCAGTATCCCCGAGGCCGAGGACCTGGTGCAGGAGGCCTTCGCCCGGGCCTGGCAGAACTGGGAGAAAGTATCGGGCTACGCGGACCCGGAGGCCTGGGTGCGTTCGGTGGCCTGCCGTATCCGGGTGAGCGTCTGGCGCAAGGCGGTCAACCGGATCACGGCCCACCGCCGACACGGCGTACCCGACAAGGTTCCTGCTGTCAGCCCTGACTATGTAGCCATCGTCGCGGCGTTGCGGCGCATCCCCTACGAGCAACGGCGGGCGATCGTGCTGCATCACCTGGTCGGGTTGTCCGTCGAGGAGACCGCACGGGAAACCGAAGTCGCGCCGGGAACGGTCAAGGCCCGGCTGTCGCGCGGGCGCCAATCGATGGCGCTCCATCTGTCCGACATCGCGGGCGACAGCCCGGGCGGTGCCGCCCGCCCGCCCGGTCTGCGGCCGGCTATCTCGGCACCCGGCATCGTTCCCGCTGTCGCGACCGACGTCCTCGGCCCCGCCGACCAGGAGGTGCACCACCATGACTGA
- a CDS encoding YlcI/YnfO family protein: MSVTTMTLRIPDELAPSIKAAALEAGLSVNQYVVRAARRAATLDAAHQLAALGLGDDLAGEGDTL; this comes from the coding sequence ATGTCTGTCACCACAATGACCCTGCGGATCCCCGATGAGCTGGCTCCCTCGATCAAGGCGGCTGCCCTGGAGGCCGGCCTGAGCGTGAACCAGTACGTTGTGCGCGCTGCTCGCCGTGCCGCCACTCTCGACGCCGCGCACCAGCTTGCCGCGCTGGGTCTCGGCGACGACTTGGCGGGCGAGGGAGACACTC